The following DNA comes from Geobacter sp..
TCATGCACGACATGCTGGTGCGGGAAGGTTTTACCGGCACCCTCCGGCTCACGCCGACCCCGGCCGATGCCCTGCGCCTCGTGGCGGCGGGAGAGACCGATTTCGCCATTGTCGCCATTGTGCCGGGGATGTACATGATCCGCGAGCTGAAGCTCTCCAACCTGGTTCCCGTCGTGCGAAACGTGGCCACCCACCGCTACGGCTATGCCGTCAAGAAAGGGAACGTGGAGCTGCTTTCCCGGTTCAATGAAGGGCTCGCTATCCTGAGGAAGACCGGCCAGTATGAGCTGATCTATAACAAGTGGCTCGGCGTGCTGGAGCCGGCACAGGTGGATCTGCGGACCCTTGCCCGGTACGGGGCAGTGGTGGTTATCCCCCTGGTGGTGCTGCTGGGGGGATTCGCCCTCTGGTCGCGCACGCTCCACCGCCAGGTTGCCCTGCGCACCGCTGACCTGACTAGGGAGATCGCCGAACGGAGGCATGCCGAAGAGGAGCTGCGCCGGAACCAGCAGCAGCTCGTCCAGGCCGACAAGCTGGCCGCCCTGGGGGTCCTGGTCTCGGGGGTCGCCCACGAGATCAACAACCCGACCGGCCTGATCCTCCTTGACGTCCCGATCCTCAAGCGAGCCCACGGCGATACGGAGCGCATCCTCGAAGAGCAGTTCGCCGCGCAGGGTGATTTCAACCTCGGCGGGCTTCCGTATTCCGAGATGCGCCAGGAGATTCCGCGGATACTGGACGAGATGCAGGAAGGGGCGAAGCGAATCAAGCGGATCGTCAACGACCTGAAGGATTTTGCCCGACGGGACGACGCGGCCGACAAGGCCCTCATCGATCTGAATACGGTTGTCCGGACGGCACTGCGGCTCGTGGAGCCGACGGTTCGCAAGGCGACGAACCGCCTGCACGTCGATTACGCCGACGGGATTCCGCCGGTTCTGGGCAATGGCCAACGGATCGAGCAGGTGGTGATAAACCTGGTCCTCAACGCCTGCCAGGCCCTGCCGGATGCGGAGCGGGGTGTTTTCATCGGCACCCGGTACAACCGCGCCACCGAAAGCGCCGTCCTGACGGTGCGCGACGAGGGGGTGGGGATCTCCCGGGAAAACCTGTCGCGGCTGACCGACCCCTTTTTCACCACCAAGCGGGAGAGCGGGGGGACCGGTCTCGGCCTTTCCGTTTCCGACGGCATCGTCAAGGAACATGGCGGCGATCTCTGGTTCGAGTCGACCCCCGGTGCCGGGACCACCGTTACCCTTGCCATCCCCGTTGTCAATGAGTTCCCATCCGGAAACTCCGGATGAGAAACTAATGAGGAGGAGACGTGAACCAGCACACCTATCCCGCCTTCGGCATACTCCTGGTCGACGACGAGCCGGCCTGGCTGAAATCCCTTTCCCTTACCCTGCGGAGCTGCGCGGGGCTGACCAACATCGCCACCTGCCAGGACAGCCGGGAGGTCATGGGACTCCTTGCCGGCGGTGAGATCGCCCTGGTCCTGCTCGATCTCACCATGCCCCATCTGTCGGGGGAGGAACTCCTCTCGCAGATCGGCGAGCAGCACCCTGACGTCACCACCATCGTCATCAGCGGGCTCAATCAACTGGAGACAGCGGTCCGCTGCATGAAGCTCGGAGCCTTCGATTACTTCATCAAGACCGACGAGGAGGACCGGATCGTCGGGGGGGTGCTGCGGGCCGTACGGATGAAGGAGATGCAGCGCGATTACCTGGAGATGTCGACCCGCCTCGCCTCAGGCGAGTTACGTCATCCGGAGGCGTTTGCCGCTATCGTCACCGGCGATCGGGCAATGCTGAAGGTCTTTGCCTATGTGGAGGCGGTCGCCAGGAGCCCTCAGCCGCTCCTGATCACCGGGGAAAGCGGCGTTGGCAAGGAGCTCGTCGCGCAGGCCGCCCACCGCCTGAGCGGTTGCCGGGGGAAGCTGGTGACGGTCAACGTGGCCGGCCTTGACGATACGGTCTTTGCCGACACGCTCTTCGGTCACGTCCGGGGGGCCTTCACGGGTGCCGAGCAGCTCCGGCGCGGCATGGTCGAGGAGGCAGCGGACGGGACGCTCTTTCTCGACGAGATCGGTGATCTGAGCATTGCCTCACAGGTAAAGCTTCTGCGGCTGCTCCAGGAGGGGGAGTTCTTCCCGCTGGGGTGCGACCAGCCGAAGCGGCTCAAGGCCCGCATCATCGTTGCCACGCACCAGAACCTGGCGGAAAAGGAGGCAGCTGGAACGTTCCGCCGCGATCTCTTCTATCGCCTCCGTACCCATCAGGTGCACCTGCCGCCGCTCAGGGAGCGGCCCGGCGACATTCCCTTGCTGCTGGATCATTTCCTGGAAGAGGCGGCCCGAACCCTGGGTAAAAAGAAACCGACGCCGCCCCGTGAACTGTCCCAGGTTCTCGCCACCTACGGCTTCCCCGGCAACGTCCGCGAACTCAAGGCAATGGTCTTCGATGCCGTGAGCCTGCACCGTGACCGGATGCTCTCCATGGAGTCGTTCCTCAAGACCATCGGCCAACTCCGGACGGCGCGTGAAGAGGCTGCCCCTCCCGGCCGCAACCCCTTTGCCGGTTTTGTCGATCTCCCCACCTTCAGTGAGGCGGCCGGCCTGCTCGTTGCCGAAGCCATGCACCGGGCCAACGGCAATCAGACCATGGCGGCGCGGCTCCTCGGCATATCCCAGCCGGCCCTGAACAAACGGCTGAAGATGCGACGTGGCTGAACCGGTATAACCTCCCGTTATAACCATAACCTCCGGTTGTCAACGTTGCAACATGGCGCAATCATTGCAATTTGTGGCCGGATTGCCCGGCGGGCCATAACCTTGCGTTATAGGGGTTGTGTCAGTACGGATGAAGTTTGAAAGGGTATTGTGTAGCAATATCAGCTATATATGCAATATGGTGGTCGTGGCATTCTCCATGCTTTTAGTGGGATAGATACGAAAGAGGGCCTTCCGGCTCATTCAAACCTGTCCCAGATATGGAGGTGTCTCATGGCAATGTTCTGGATCCAATTCGTGCTTGTCCTCGGTGCCGTCCTGCTCGGCATCCGTCGCGGCGGGGTAGCCCTCGGCCTGATCGGCGGCCTCGGCGTGGCGCTTCTCACGCTCGTCTTCCGCAGCGCTCCCGCCGAACCCCCCATTGCCGTCATGCTGATCATCCTGGCGGTGGTGACCGCCTCGGCCACGCTGCAGGTGGCCGGCGGCCTCGACTACCTGGTGCAGCTGACTGAGAAGATGCTGCGCGCCCATCCCAAGTATGTGACTATCCTGGCGCCGCTCTCCACCTTCTTCCTGACGGTCTGCGTCGGCACCGGCCACGCCGTCTACGCCCTGCTGCCGGTCATCGCCGACGTGGCGATCAAGACCGGAACACGTCCCGAGCGACCGATGGCCATTGCCAGCGTCGCCTCCCAGATGGGGATCACAGCCAGCCCGGTGGCGGCCGCCGTCACCTTCTTCCTCGGCTTTGCCGCAAGTTCCGGCCATCCGGTTACCCTGATCGACATCATCTCCATCACCATGCCGGCCGGAATCGTCGGCGTGATGGCTGCGGCGGCCTGGAGTTTCAACCGCGGCAAGGACCTGGACAAGGACTCCGAGTTCCAGTCCCGCCTGGCCGATTCCGAGTTCCGCAAGGCCCTCGACACCGACGTCACCACCCTGGACAAGAAGATATCCGGTACCGCGAAGCTTTCCGTTGCGCTCTTCTTTGCCGGCGTCGCCACAATCATCCTCTTTGCCGTCGTTCCCGAGCTGCTGCCGCTTTCCAGCGGGAAGAAGCCGATCCCGATGACCACGGTTGTCCAGTTCGTCATGCTGGCCTACGGAGCCTTCATCATGTTCGCTGGCGACGTCAAGGCCAAGGAGATCGCCCATTCCAGCGTCTTCATCTCCGGGATGATCGCGGTCGTCTCCATCTTCGGCATTGCCTGGATGAGCGATACCTTCATCACCGCCAACAAGAAGTTCCTGGTGGACAACATCGGCGCCATGGTGAAACTCGCCCCCTGGACCTTTGCCATTGCCACCTTCTGCATCTCCGCATTCGTCAAGAGCCAGGCCGCGACCCTTGCCATCACCCTGCCGCTGGGCGTGGCCCTGGGGCTTCCGATCACCCTGCTGCTCGGCCTCATTCCGGCCAGCTACGCCTACTTCTTCTTTGCCTTCTATCCCAGCGACCTGGCCGCCATCAACTTCGACCGCACCGGCACCACCCGCATCGGCAAGTATCTCCTCAACCACAGCTTCATGATCCCCGGTCTCATCGGGGTTGGGGTATCAACCGTGACTGCTTACCTGATATCGAGCATTATCCTGTAAGACACGGGTTGTAATGCGGAAGAATACCCGAGCATTCAGGAAGCAACAGACGAAAAGGCCGTCTCTCATTGGAAAGACGGCCTTTTGCTTCTGCGGTTTTCATCATCACAGGGTGCCTTTGCCGGCGAAGCTAGAAATCGTAGGAAACTGCGAGCCCCATCCCATAATCGGGGCTGGCTTTTTCGATCCCCTTGGCCAGATATCCATCGATGCCGGTATGTTTGGTCAACTGGTATTTGACCTTCAGCCGTGCTTCCAGGAGGGCCGATGCCCCTTCGACGGTGGCTGTACTCCCCTTGAGCAACAGCATGGGCTGCAATTTTTCGCTCAGCTGGTAACCGCCCCCGGCGTAGTAATAGAGATAATCCTTGACCGGCAGCACCGTTGATTTTCCCTGGAAGGCATACCCCAGCTCGCCATCGGCAAACCAGTCGCCGAACCATTTGGTGAGTTCCACGGCAATTCCCTCGTCAAAAGCTCCTGTCCCGAGGTATTTGTTCTTGTCGGCAGTGGGGAGTTTCACGTAAAAGTTCGGCCGAATTGCCGGTACGAATTCTTCTTCGGAATAGAGGAGATACCCTGCCGAGAGTTTCATGTCGCCAAGCCCGCTCTGGGAATTGCTGACAGTTCCCGACGATGCGGAGGTCCGTGGCCCCGACCCGCTCATTGCCGCCATAACCGACTGCGTGCCCGTGGTTTGCCCCTGCTGCATCCCCATATACTGGCCCGCCACCACTGCGCTTGTGCTTTGGTAGATAAACGGGATCTCAAGGGAGAAATCGAGCCGTTCAGTCGGCATGACAGCCAGGGTGAACGGCATGTAAATCGAGTCCGTCTTTATGCCGGTTCCGTAGTCGCCCGAGGCGAATTCGAATCCGAGGCCGACGGAATAGTCCGGTCCGTCGGCATACGCCCATGCCGGGATGAAACTGGCGATCATGATCGCAAAAAGAATAAAAAGTCTTCCGGATTCCCAACATCGTTTCACTGTTAACTCCTTGAACGTCACCGGTTCTGCCCGGCGGATCGGCCTCAGTGTCTCATCATGCCACCGCCCCACATCATGCCGCCCCGTGGGCCATTTGACATCATGCTGCCAGCAGTCCGTGCCGACCAACCAGGTTCACCGCGCTCGTTTCGCACTACCATCCGGGCGCCGGTTGTCAGGTTCGTCAGTTTCTGCACCATCAGATAGGATTTTCCGTCTTCCCCCTGGGCTTTGGAGCCCCTGGCAGCAATCTCGTCGTTGGGATGAAGCGGGAATTCCTTTTTTACCCAGGAATATTTCGGGCCGAGACTGAGGCTGATGATTTCGCCATCGGTCCTGACTTCAACGAATACGTGTTCGTTTCCATTGGTTCGAGGGGCAGAGACAACCCGGCCCGAAACGGTCGTCACCGTGTTGATATCGTATCCCCTGTTGAAATCAAGGCCGCTCTTCCCCACATCATCACTCCCGAAGCCGAAACCGGCGAAAGCGGTTGCGGCAAACAGACAATTCAAGAAGACTGCCAGGGGTATGATGGGGGAAAAGCGGCCCTTGTTCATGCTGAAATGCTCCTGTCTGATGTTACATGGTGGCCGTGGCAGCGGTTCACTGCGTAACGGTCATGCCATTGCCGGTCCCGGTTCCATTCCTGTGTTCATGCTGCGCGCCGGTTCCATTGCCCGCGCCGTTCTGCATTCTTGTCTGTGGACCAGCGCCATTCATCGATTTGTGCTGCGGCCCGGTACCATCCTGGGAACCGTTCTGCAGCATGTTTCCCTGTCCCGCTCCCTGATGCATGGTGGCAGACATCTGATGGGTGCCGGCCATGCTCCCGCCTGTGCGGCCGCCACCCATGCCGCCACCGAAAGCAAATGCCTGGGCAGCGAATGCGAGGGCAGCTACAATTGCCACCGTGGAAATGGTTGTGGTTCTTTTCATCTGTGAATACCTCCCGAGGAGAAATGTAGTTTCTGACAGGGGATATTCCATCAATCATGCCATTATCGATATATTATGTAAGTTGCTTGAATTATTGCAGTGCCGATTTCGGGTGAGTATAGTGCTTCCGGTAAACAGGTGCAAGCCTTTGCACTTGAGTGCAGCGTTTTGCGCTTCATTCCGGATTGTCGAGCAAGCCGAATTCCTTCAGCTTGTACTGGAGCGTCCGGCGAGAAATGCCCAGCTCTTC
Coding sequences within:
- a CDS encoding transporter substrate-binding domain-containing protein, whose product is MNRLWAGVLSLAVLLLFSAVSCPTAAGANVQAVPIADRTIVVGGDRDYPPYEYIDANGKPAGFNVELTRAIAEVMGMKVEFRLGGWSEMRSALQSGRVDVLQGMSFSADRAREVEFSLPHAMVNHAVFARRDSPTVHSLAELAGKSVAVHRGGIMHDMLVREGFTGTLRLTPTPADALRLVAAGETDFAIVAIVPGMYMIRELKLSNLVPVVRNVATHRYGYAVKKGNVELLSRFNEGLAILRKTGQYELIYNKWLGVLEPAQVDLRTLARYGAVVVIPLVVLLGGFALWSRTLHRQVALRTADLTREIAERRHAEEELRRNQQQLVQADKLAALGVLVSGVAHEINNPTGLILLDVPILKRAHGDTERILEEQFAAQGDFNLGGLPYSEMRQEIPRILDEMQEGAKRIKRIVNDLKDFARRDDAADKALIDLNTVVRTALRLVEPTVRKATNRLHVDYADGIPPVLGNGQRIEQVVINLVLNACQALPDAERGVFIGTRYNRATESAVLTVRDEGVGISRENLSRLTDPFFTTKRESGGTGLGLSVSDGIVKEHGGDLWFESTPGAGTTVTLAIPVVNEFPSGNSG
- a CDS encoding DNA-binding protein, which encodes MNKGRFSPIIPLAVFLNCLFAATAFAGFGFGSDDVGKSGLDFNRGYDINTVTTVSGRVVSAPRTNGNEHVFVEVRTDGEIISLSLGPKYSWVKKEFPLHPNDEIAARGSKAQGEDGKSYLMVQKLTNLTTGARMVVRNERGEPGWSARTAGSMMSNGPRGGMMWGGGMMRH
- a CDS encoding response regulator, with product MNQHTYPAFGILLVDDEPAWLKSLSLTLRSCAGLTNIATCQDSREVMGLLAGGEIALVLLDLTMPHLSGEELLSQIGEQHPDVTTIVISGLNQLETAVRCMKLGAFDYFIKTDEEDRIVGGVLRAVRMKEMQRDYLEMSTRLASGELRHPEAFAAIVTGDRAMLKVFAYVEAVARSPQPLLITGESGVGKELVAQAAHRLSGCRGKLVTVNVAGLDDTVFADTLFGHVRGAFTGAEQLRRGMVEEAADGTLFLDEIGDLSIASQVKLLRLLQEGEFFPLGCDQPKRLKARIIVATHQNLAEKEAAGTFRRDLFYRLRTHQVHLPPLRERPGDIPLLLDHFLEEAARTLGKKKPTPPRELSQVLATYGFPGNVRELKAMVFDAVSLHRDRMLSMESFLKTIGQLRTAREEAAPPGRNPFAGFVDLPTFSEAAGLLVAEAMHRANGNQTMAARLLGISQPALNKRLKMRRG
- a CDS encoding anaerobic C4-dicarboxylate transporter; amino-acid sequence: MAMFWIQFVLVLGAVLLGIRRGGVALGLIGGLGVALLTLVFRSAPAEPPIAVMLIILAVVTASATLQVAGGLDYLVQLTEKMLRAHPKYVTILAPLSTFFLTVCVGTGHAVYALLPVIADVAIKTGTRPERPMAIASVASQMGITASPVAAAVTFFLGFAASSGHPVTLIDIISITMPAGIVGVMAAAAWSFNRGKDLDKDSEFQSRLADSEFRKALDTDVTTLDKKISGTAKLSVALFFAGVATIILFAVVPELLPLSSGKKPIPMTTVVQFVMLAYGAFIMFAGDVKAKEIAHSSVFISGMIAVVSIFGIAWMSDTFITANKKFLVDNIGAMVKLAPWTFAIATFCISAFVKSQAATLAITLPLGVALGLPITLLLGLIPASYAYFFFAFYPSDLAAINFDRTGTTRIGKYLLNHSFMIPGLIGVGVSTVTAYLISSIIL